One window of the Oncorhynchus mykiss isolate Arlee chromosome 5, USDA_OmykA_1.1, whole genome shotgun sequence genome contains the following:
- the LOC118964687 gene encoding uncharacterized protein LOC118964687, whose protein sequence is MSAQSEITFTWRIADKEQSEMTFTWRIADKGQSEMTFTWRIADKGQSEMTFTWRIGDKEQSEITFTWRIADKEQSEMTFTWRIADKEQSEMTFRWRITDKEQSEMTFTWRIADKEQSEITFTWRITDKEQSEMTFRWRIADKEQSEMTFTWRKADKEQSEMTFTWRIADKEQSEMTFRWRKADKEQSEITFRWGIADKEQSEMTFTWRIADKEQSEMTFTWRIADKEQSEMTFRWRIADKEQSEITFTWRIADKEQSEITFTWRIADKEQSEITFTWRIADKEQSEITFTWRIADKEQSEITFTWRIADKEQSEITFTWRIADKEQSEITFTWRIADKEQSEITFTWRIADKEQSEITFTWRIADKEQSEITFTWRIADKEQSEITFTWRITDKEQSEITFTWRIADKEQSEITFTWRIADKEQSEITFTWRIADKEQSEITFTWRIADKEQSEITFTWRKADKEQSEITFTWRIADKEQSEMTFRWRKADKEQSEITFRWRIADKEQSEMTFTWRIADKEQSEMTFTWRIADKEQSEITFTWRIADKEQSEMTFRWRKADKEQSEITFTWRIADKEQSEITFTWRIADKEQSEITFRWRIADKEQSEMTFTWRIADKEQSEMTFTWRIADKEQSEMTFTWRIADKEQSEMTFTWRIADKEQSEMTFRWRKADKEQSEMTFRWRIADKEQSEMTFRWRKAQSD, encoded by the exons atgtcggctcaatcggaaattacctttac atggcGCATAGCCGACAAAGagcaatcggaaatgacctttacatggCGCATAGCCGACAAAGggcaatcggaaatgacctttacatggCGCATAGCCGACAAAGggcaatcggaaatgacctttacatggCGCATAGGCGACAAAGagcaatcggaaattacctttacatggcGCATAGCCGACAAAGagcaatcggaaatgacctttacatggCGCATAGCCGACAAAGagcaatcggaaatgacctttagATGGCGTATAACCGACAAAGagcaatcggaaatgacctttacatggCGCATAGCCGACAAAGagcaatcggaaattacctttacatggcGCATAACCGACAAAGagcaatcggaaatgacctttagATGGCGCATAGCCGACAAAGagcaatcggaaatgacctttacatggCGCAAAGCCGACAAAGagcaatcggaaatgacctttacatggCGCATAGCCGACAAAGagcaatcggaaatgacctttagATGGCGCAAAGCCGACAAAGagcaatcggaaattacctttagaTGGGGCATAGCCGACAAAGagcaatcggaaatgacctttacatggCGCATAGCCGACAAAGagcaatcggaaatgacctttacatggCGCATAGCCGACAAAGagcaatcggaaatgacctttagATGGCGCATAGCCGACAAAGagcaatcggaaattacctttacatggcGCATAGCCGACAAAGagcaatcggaaattacctttacatggcGCATAGCCGACAAAGagcaatcggaaattacctttacatggcGCATAGCCGACAAAGagcaatcggaaattacctttacatggcGCATAGCCGACAAAGagcaatcggaaattacctttacatggcGCATAGCCGACAAAGagcaatcggaaattacctttacatggcGCATAGCCGACAAAGagcaatcggaaattacctttacatggcGCATAGCCGACAAAGagcaatcggaaattacctttacatggcGCATAGCCGACAAAGagcaatcggaaattacctttacatggcGCATAGCCGACAAAGagcaatcggaaattacctttacatggcGCATAGCCGACAAAGagcaatcggaaattacctttacatggcGCATAACCGACAAAGagcaatcggaaattacctttacatggcGCATAGCCGACAAAGagcaatcggaaattacctttacatggcGCATAGCCGACAAAGagcaatcggaaattacctttacatggcGCATAGCCGACAAAGagcaatcggaaattacctttacatggcGCATAGCCGACAAAGagcaatcggaaattacctttacatggcGCAAAGCCGACAAAGagcaatcggaaattacctttacatggcGCATAGCCGACAAAGagcaatcggaaatgacctttagATGGCGCAAAGCCGACAAAGagcaatcggaaattacctttagaTGGCGCATAGCCGACAAAGagcaatcggaaatgacctttacatggCGCATAGCCGACAAAGagcaatcggaaatgacctttacatggCGCATAGCCGACAAAGagcaatcggaaattacctttacatggcGCATAGCCGACAAAGagcaatcggaaatgacctttagATGGCGCAAAGCCGACAAAGagcaatcggaaattacctttacatggcGCATAGCCGACAAAGagcaatcggaaattacctttacatggcGCATAGCCGACAAAGagcaatcggaaattacctttagaTGGCGCATAGCCGACAAAGagcaatcggaaatgacctttacatggCGCATAGCCGACAAAGagcaatcggaaatgacctttacatggCGCATAGCCGACAAAGagcaatcggaaatgacctttacatggCGCATAGCCGACAAAGagcaatcggaaatgacctttacatggCGCATAGCCGACAAAGagcaatcggaaatgacctttagATGGCGCAAAGCCGACAAAGagcaatcggaaatgacctttagATGGCGCATAGCCGACAAAGagcaatcggaaatgacctttagATGGCGCAAAGCGCAATCGGATTGA